From Cricetulus griseus strain 17A/GY chromosome 1 unlocalized genomic scaffold, alternate assembly CriGri-PICRH-1.0 chr1_0, whole genome shotgun sequence, a single genomic window includes:
- the LOC100770067 gene encoding GTP-binding nuclear protein Ran → MAAQGEPQVQFKLVLVGDGSTGKTTFVKRHLTGEFEKKYVATLGVEVHPLVFHTNRGPIKFNVWDTAGQEKFGGLRDGYYIQAQCAIIMFDATSRVTYKNVPNWQRDLVRVCENIPIVLCDNKMDIKDRKVKAKSIVFHRKKNLQYYDISAKSNYNFEKPFLWLARKLIGDPNLEFVAMPALAPPEVVMDPASAAQYEHDLEVAQMTALPDEDDDL, encoded by the coding sequence ATGGCCGCCCAGGGAGAGCCGCAGGTCCAGTTCAAGCTCGTCCTGGTGGGCGACGGCAGCACCGGGAAGACGACGTTCGTGAAGCGCCACTTGACGGGCGAGTTCGAGAAGAAGTATGTAGCCACCCTGGGCGTGGAGGTGCACCCGCTCGTCTTCCACACCAACAGAGGACCCATTAAATTCAACGTGTGGGACACAGCCGGCCAGGAAAAGTTCGGGGGCCTGCGCGATGGCTACTACATCCAAGCCCAGTGTGCCATTATAATGTTTGATGCAACATCAAGAGTCACCTACAAGAATGTACCTAACTGGCAAAGAGATCTGGTCCGGGTGTGTGAAAACATCCCCATTGTATTGTGTGACAATAAAATGGATATTAAGGACAGAAAAGTGAAGGCAAAATCTATTGTCTTCCACCGAAAGAAGAATCTTCAGTACTATGACATTTCTGCCAAAAGTAACTACAACTTTGAAAAGCCTTTCCTCTGGCTTGCCAGAAAGCTCATTGGAGACCCTAACTTGGAGTTTGTTGCCATGCCTGCTCTTGCCCCGCCTGAGGTGGTCATGGACCCAGCTTCGGCAGCCCAGTACGAGCATGATTTAGAGGTTGCTCAAATGACTGCGCTCCCCGATGAGGATGATGACCTGTGA